Part of the Thermococcus sp. 18S1 genome, ATATTCCCGAGCGACATCGGCTGTTACACCCTCGGTGTCCTCCCGCCGCTCAAGGCGGTTGACACGACCGTCGCGATGGGCGGTTCAATCGGTGTCGCCCACGGCCTCAGCATAGCCCTCAACGGCTCCGTTGCTGAGGACGAGCACAAGACCGGCAAGGAGAAGAAGGTCATCGTGGCAACGATAGGTGACTCAACGTTCTTCCACACCGGACTTCCCGCCCTGGCCAACGCTATCTACAACCGCTCCAACGTCCTCATAGTCGTCGTCGACAACCTCGTCACGGCAATGACCGGCGACCAGCCGAACCCTGGAACCGGTGACACACCGCACGGACCCGGCAAGCAGATAAAGATCGAGGAGGTCGCCAAGGCCCTCGGCGCCGACTTCGTCGAGGTCGTCGACCCGTACGACATCAAGGCCACGGTCGAGACCATGAAGAGGGCCCTCCAGGTCGAGGGAGTGAGCGTCGTCGTCACCAGGCGCGTCTGTGCCCTCCACAGGATAGGCGAGCTCAGGAGGGCCAGGATACAGTGGCCCATCTACCAGGTCAACGAGGAGAAGTGTACCGGCTGTAAGGTCTGTATAAACGCCTACGGCTGTCCGGCAATCTACTGGGACGCCAAGAGCGGTAAGGCCAAGGTTGACGAGCTCATGTGCTGGGGCTGCGGCGGATGTGCGCAGGTCTGTCCGTTCGACGCCTTTGAGAAGGTCAGGGAGGGAGAGATATGAAGGAGTACAACATCGTTATCACCGGAGTTGGCGGCCAGGGAATCCTCACCGCCGCCAACCTTCTCGGCTGGGCCGCCCTCCGCGCCGGCTACAAGGTCAGGATGGGAGAGGTCCACGGAATGAGCCAGCGCTTTGGTTCAGTTATAGCTTACGTCCGCTTTGGAGAGGAGGTTTACGGCGCGATGGTCCCCGAGGGGAAGGCCGACGTTATACTCTCCTTCGAGCCGGTCGAGGCGCTCCGCTACATCAACTACCTCAAGAAGGGAGGCCTTGTCTTCACGAACGCCAGGCCGATACCGCCGGTTCAGGTTTCGATGGGTCTGGCCACCTATCCGAGCCTCGACGAGATAAAGAAGGTCGTCGAGGAGGACTTCCAGGCCAAGTTCATGGCATTCGACGCCGAGGACCTCGCGGTCAAGGCCGGCCACGTGATAACGACCAACGTCGTCCTCATAGGCGCGCTGACCCAGACGCCCGGCTTCCCGCTCTCGGCGGAGCACGTCAAGGAGGTCATCCGCGTCAGCGTCCCGCCAAAGGCCGTCGATGTGAACATGAAGGCCTTCGACCTCGGTGTCCAGGCCGCAAAAGAGATGCTGGGGCTCTGATGCCCCTATTTTTAACTATTCTGAGTGCACTTTCTTGGCGGCCCTTTTCGAACATCCGCCAAAACCCTTATAACTTACCCCGGGGTAAGTAACTTACGGTGGGGTAAGTTGCTGTTTGACCTCCAACCTAAAACAAGGAAAGA contains:
- a CDS encoding indolepyruvate oxidoreductase subunit beta, whose product is MKEYNIVITGVGGQGILTAANLLGWAALRAGYKVRMGEVHGMSQRFGSVIAYVRFGEEVYGAMVPEGKADVILSFEPVEALRYINYLKKGGLVFTNARPIPPVQVSMGLATYPSLDEIKKVVEEDFQAKFMAFDAEDLAVKAGHVITTNVVLIGALTQTPGFPLSAEHVKEVIRVSVPPKAVDVNMKAFDLGVQAAKEMLGL